The DNA region GACCGCGGCGACCGGCCCGCCGGCATCATCCGCCGCCCCGAACAGGCCGAGGACCTCGTCGCCGCCGGGGCCGAAGCACTGCTGCTCGACCTGGAGGCCGCCACCCCGGCCGAACTCGCCGCCCTGCTCACCGGCGCCGACGCCGTGGTCTTCGCCGCCGGAGCCGGACCGGGCAGCGGAGCCGACCGCAAACTCACCGTCGACCGGGACGCCGCCGTCCTGCTCGCCGACGCCGCCGAACTCGCCGGCGTCCGCCGCTACCTGATCGTCTCCTCGATGGGCGCCGACGCCGGCGCCGCCCACCCCGCCGACGAGGTCTTCGAGACCTACCTGCGGGCCAAGGGCGCCGCCGACGACGCCGTCCGGGCCCGCACCACGCTCGACTGGACGGTGCTGCGCCCCGGCCGCCTCACCGACGGCCCGGGCACCGGCCTGGTCCGGCTCGCCCCCTCCACCGGCCGCGGCCCGGTCGACCGGCAGGACGTCGCCGCCGTCCTCGCCGCCCTGCTGCACGAACCGGGCACCGCCGGGCAGACCCTGGAACTGATCGCCGGCGACGCGACCGTCGCCGAGGCCGTCGCGGCCGCCGCGGGCCGCGACTGAGCCCCGCCCCGCCCGCCCCCGGGCACGCGAAGGGCCCGGCAGCACGAGGCTGCCGGGCCCTTCCGCAGGCCGGACCGGACCGGTCCGACCCGGACCGGTCCGACCCGGACCGGTCAGAGGTCGAGGCCGGTGAGGACCATGACCTTCTCGACGGTGTAGTCGTCCATCGCGTACCTGACGCCCTCGCGGCCGACACCGGAGTCCTTGACGCCGCCGTACGGCATCTGGTCGGCACGGTAGGACGGCGCGTCGCCGATGATCACACCGCCGACCTCCAGCTCCCGGTGGGCCCGGAAGGCGGTCTGCAGGTCGTGGGTGAAGACACCCGCCTGCAGGCCGAACGGCGAGTCGTTGACGGCGGCGAACGCCTCGTCGGTGCCCTCCACCCGGTGCAGCGACAGGACCGGGCCGAACACCTCGGCCTTGGCCAGGATCGCGTCGGCCGGCAGCTCCGCCAGCACGGTCGGGGCGTAGGTCGCACCCTCACGGGTACCGCCCGCGAGCAGCTTCGCGCCCTTGGCCACCGCGTCGTCCACCCAGGACTCGACGCGCTTCGCCGCGTTCTCGTCGACCAGCGGGCCGACGTCGGTCGCGTCGTCGTTCGGGTCACCGGTGACCTGCGCCGCGACCTTCGCGACGACCTTCTCCAGCAGCGCGTCGTAGACCGACGCGTCGGCGATCACCCGCTGCACCGAGATGCAGGACTGGCCGCCCTGGTAGTTCGCGAACATCGCGATCCGGGTGGCCGCCCAGTCCAGGTCCGCCTCCGAGGACCAGTCGGCGAGCACCGCGGCCGCCGCGTTGCCGCCCAGCTCCAGGGTGGTGTGCTTGCGCGGCACCGAGTCCATGATCTGGTAGCCGACCTTGTCCGAACCGGTGAACGAGATCACCGGCAGACGCGGGTCCTGCACCAGCGCCGGCATCCGGTCGTTCGGCACCGGCAGGACGCTCCAGGAACCGGCCGGCAGGTCGGTCTCGGCCAGGATCTCGCCCAGCACCATCGCCGAGAGCGGGGTCGCCGGAGCCGGCTTGAGGATGATCGGCGCACCGACCGCGATCGCCGGGGCGACCTTGTGCGCGACCAGGTTCAGCGGGAAGTTGAACGGGGCGATGCCCAGCACCACACCGCGCGGGAAGCGGCGCACCACCGCGAAACGGCCCACGCCGCCCGGGTCGGTGTCCAGCCGCATGGTCTCGCCGTTGGTGCGGCGGGCCTCCTCGGCGGCCCAGCGGAAGACGGAGACGGCACGGCCGACCTCACCGCGGGCCCACTTGATCGGCTTGCCGTTCTCGGCGGTGATCAGCCGGGCGATCTCCTCCGTGCGCTCGGTCAGCCGCCGGGCCACGTGGTCCAGCGCGGCGGACCGCACGTGCGCGGGGGTCGCGGCGAACACCGGCAGCGCGGCCACGGCGGCGTCCAGCGCCTCCTCGACCTGGGCCTCGGTGGGGATGCTCACCCTGCCGACCAGACGGCCGTCCCAGCTGTTGTGCACCTCGAAGTCGGCGTCGCCGCTCGCCCGGCGGCCGGCCAGCCAGAAATCGTACGTGGTGGT from Kitasatospora sp. NBC_00458 includes:
- a CDS encoding NAD(P)H-binding protein, which translates into the protein MRIVIAGGHGQIALRLERLLADRGDRPAGIIRRPEQAEDLVAAGAEALLLDLEAATPAELAALLTGADAVVFAAGAGPGSGADRKLTVDRDAAVLLADAAELAGVRRYLIVSSMGADAGAAHPADEVFETYLRAKGAADDAVRARTTLDWTVLRPGRLTDGPGTGLVRLAPSTGRGPVDRQDVAAVLAALLHEPGTAGQTLELIAGDATVAEAVAAAAGRD
- a CDS encoding aldehyde dehydrogenase family protein, with translation MTTTYDFWLAGRRASGDADFEVHNSWDGRLVGRVSIPTEAQVEEALDAAVAALPVFAATPAHVRSAALDHVARRLTERTEEIARLITAENGKPIKWARGEVGRAVSVFRWAAEEARRTNGETMRLDTDPGGVGRFAVVRRFPRGVVLGIAPFNFPLNLVAHKVAPAIAVGAPIILKPAPATPLSAMVLGEILAETDLPAGSWSVLPVPNDRMPALVQDPRLPVISFTGSDKVGYQIMDSVPRKHTTLELGGNAAAAVLADWSSEADLDWAATRIAMFANYQGGQSCISVQRVIADASVYDALLEKVVAKVAAQVTGDPNDDATDVGPLVDENAAKRVESWVDDAVAKGAKLLAGGTREGATYAPTVLAELPADAILAKAEVFGPVLSLHRVEGTDEAFAAVNDSPFGLQAGVFTHDLQTAFRAHRELEVGGVIIGDAPSYRADQMPYGGVKDSGVGREGVRYAMDDYTVEKVMVLTGLDL